One Elusimicrobiota bacterium genomic window carries:
- a CDS encoding glycosyltransferase family 39 protein, translating to MAGGKRLRFYALAVALGLGVRAWLVAGTDGGSLYNRWSTVDDGEVYDRFAWNLAAQGVLGVGRRPSAFILPAYPVFVAGIYSLSGRYPGAVRWVQVLLGILMVMMLGRVARLLGGPGAELLMVAMGAVYPYFLYFIPQLLTENIFLPAFAGMLWTALRMGRGGGWLDGFLHGVCLAAAAMTRAIGIFIEPALLLLARPWVREGRAGRLRGLGLGYLFFALAWGSWMARNRAVFGEIVPLDTRTGWYLYYSQMVTLDRTGEAWRHLPYGSRRIAEGAIPSPREELAISKEGRRLAFKNMRGDWKFLPSIVLKNSAAMWLCLDFSEVRRHSGLAALPAVAGWLSYLFVLCFGLAGFLWARRRGEWEFCAAVLWAVFVTMAIYATTSAGNRYRATTIDPFLMILASCWLSERLSRLGYLDVHEGPAIAGKAQ from the coding sequence ATGGCCGGGGGCAAGAGGCTCCGGTTCTACGCGCTGGCCGTCGCCCTAGGGCTCGGAGTCCGGGCCTGGCTCGTGGCCGGCACCGACGGCGGCAGCCTCTACAACCGCTGGTCCACCGTGGACGACGGCGAGGTCTACGACAGGTTCGCCTGGAACCTCGCCGCTCAGGGCGTGCTCGGCGTGGGCCGCAGGCCCAGCGCCTTCATTCTGCCGGCCTACCCCGTTTTCGTAGCCGGAATCTATTCCCTCTCGGGGCGCTATCCGGGGGCCGTGCGTTGGGTCCAAGTGCTCCTAGGAATCTTGATGGTGATGATGCTGGGTCGCGTCGCGCGCCTCCTGGGCGGGCCCGGAGCCGAGCTTTTGATGGTGGCCATGGGCGCGGTTTATCCTTATTTCCTCTATTTTATCCCACAGCTTTTGACGGAAAACATTTTCCTTCCGGCTTTCGCCGGCATGCTTTGGACGGCTTTGCGCATGGGGCGGGGCGGAGGCTGGCTGGACGGATTCCTCCACGGGGTGTGCCTCGCGGCGGCCGCCATGACCCGGGCCATCGGGATTTTCATCGAGCCCGCCCTTCTCCTTCTAGCCCGACCCTGGGTCCGGGAGGGGCGGGCCGGGCGCCTCCGGGGCCTGGGCCTGGGCTACCTTTTCTTCGCGCTGGCCTGGGGATCGTGGATGGCTCGCAACAGGGCCGTGTTCGGGGAGATAGTCCCCCTGGACACGCGCACGGGCTGGTATTTGTACTACAGCCAGATGGTGACCCTGGACCGGACCGGGGAAGCTTGGAGGCATCTGCCCTATGGAAGCCGGCGGATCGCCGAGGGGGCTATTCCCTCGCCCCGGGAGGAGTTGGCGATATCGAAGGAGGGCAGAAGGCTCGCTTTTAAGAATATGCGGGGGGACTGGAAATTCCTTCCTTCGATCGTGCTCAAGAACAGCGCGGCCATGTGGCTGTGCCTCGACTTCAGCGAGGTGCGGCGGCACAGCGGGCTCGCGGCTCTCCCCGCGGTCGCCGGCTGGCTCTCTTATCTGTTTGTTCTCTGTTTCGGCTTGGCGGGATTCCTTTGGGCGCGGCGTCGGGGGGAATGGGAATTTTGCGCCGCGGTTCTCTGGGCGGTATTCGTCACCATGGCGATCTACGCCACCACGAGTGCCGGCAACCGCTACAGGGCCACCACCATAGACCCCTTCCTCATGATCCTGGCCTCGTGCTGGCTGAGCGAGAGGCTATCCCGTCTTGGCTACCTCGATGTCCACGAAGGTCCCGCAATCGCGGGAAAGGCGCAGTAG